ACGGCACCCGCTCCGGAAGCGGCGAGCCACGCTGGGCCCCGCGTGGACACCCCGGTGCTGCGCGAACCGGGGCCGCAGAGCCGTCCCCTCCCGCCTCGGCAGGCcctgggggctcggggggctgcggagggggcggcggggggctgatGGGGGTCCCTGTGCTCTGCTTCAGGCTGGGCTGGATCGGATGTCCCAGGGCCACATGCTGGCGGACGTCGTGGCCATCATCGGTACGTTTCCTGCTTGGCCTGGGGGCTCCCATAGCTATCGGGGGGCTCCTTCCCCGTTCTGGGGGGGCTGATCGTGCCCTGACCCCTCTCTCTCTGCGCCAGGCACGCAGGACATCGTCTTTGGGGAAGTGGATCGGTGAGGCAGCATCCTCGGCTGGTCCCACGGCGCCTGTCTCCTGCTGCGTGTGCTGCTTCGGGCGCGGGGAGCCcgcggccccccgcacccccttcCTCGTCTGAGTCAAATAAAGACTAAACCGGGTCCCGGCTGTCCAGCGCCTCTGTccccgccgcagccctgctcctcggcCGAGCCCCTGGAGCCCTGCTCTTCCTCCCTGTCCTGTGTGAGGCTCGTGGTCGGGAGCTTCCCCTTGCCGTGATCACCgccctgcccggctgcggggagcccggaGGGACCCCGGCTTTGGGCGCTGCCGGCACTGCAGCCTGGGGgccttccccagcagcccccaccccccggggctggcggtgcccccgcagccccccggtggCCGCAGTAGGGCTGGGGTGGGTGGCGTTTGGGGACAGCTCGCCGGCCCCTTGAGCAACATCTGCGCTGCCCTTTGCCGGAAGAGGGGACGGCGGCGCTGGCCGGTTCCCCGGTgtggccggggctggaggaggggggaagcAAAGCGAGGGCGGCGCGAGCCGGCGGGGAGGAAGGCGCTGGCTCTGCCGTCGCTGACTCCGGTGCGATAGCCCCGCTGTGCCGGACCCGGTTTAGGCCAGGGCGAGCGATGGGCGCCCACCTGCTGCTggccgctgccctgctgctgctgcggacCCCGGCGGCAGGTGGGGACggggagcggctgggtgggcacaTGGCTGTCAGGCTGGCTCCCtcggcggcccccccgcccctttgGGACAAGCTGTGATCCCTCGAAGCCCCCCCGGGGTGCTCGTGGCGCAGAGGGGCACCCCGGGGTGAGTGGCGGTGGGCTCTGCGGCTCTCCGGTGCTGCCCGCGCCTCCCCGGCACCGCGCACCCTCACCAGCGCGCGGAGAGGGGCGACGCCTGGAGCCGGCTCTCGGCAGCCAGGACCGGTGCAGGATCCGTCCCCGGGCGGTGCTGACCCGGGgacccctcccgcccccccctcctccccagaggCGCTGATGGAGCCGGAGCTCTGCTACGTGCTGGATGCCATCCTCTTCCTCTACGGCATCGTCCTCACCGTCCTCTATTGCCGCCTCAAGGTGAGCACCGGGGTCCCCCTCTCTTGGGGACCCAGCTAAAGCCCCAGGGGCCCCAGGGAGGCCGCAGTGGGAGCCCCGGGGTTGCCCCACCCACCCGggggctttttccttttcttatttctttttctttttctttcttttcttctttttttttttcacttttgggCACCCCCTCGCCCCCCTGCAGTTCCTGGCTCGTCGAGCATCGCAGCAAGAAGCCAGCAAGGAGGTAACGGCGCTgggggctctggggctggggtACCCCGGGAGGGATGAGCCCCCCATCCGACACCCCTCCCCAAATGGTGCCGAAGCCGTCGGAGGAGAAAGCAAAGGGGAATcgctggggggggctgcagcagtgctgggggggtgggaggaatCCGGGAAACTTCACGGCTTCCCCCGGGAGTgaggggaggggtgcggggggctgtggCTGGGGGCCGGCTGTGTCTGTGTCCCCCCCACTGTCCCGGCCCCCCCCtcagtttctctttctctttcctggagcagaaggaagaagcCATCTACACTGTAAGTCAGCCCGGGGGTGGCGCAGCTTGGGGGGGTCCTGTCGTGGGGGCGGCCCACTCCCCGCGTGCCCCATCCCGTGGGTGCCCCGTCCCGTGGGTGCGCCCCACCCTGCAGGCGCTGCACCCGATGGGGCTGCAGTTCAGGGGGTGCCTGTCCCTCCTGCCCTAACCCCCCCTCGGGAGCACCCACCCTGGGTGCAGCCCCTCGACCTCACCCCCTGGGGCACATGGTGGGTGGGAAGCCCCCGCGGGTGACAGCTGCGGAGGGTGGCGGGGGGTGGCAttcggggggggggacacaacacAGGCACCCCGTAACGCCCTTTCCCACGCAGGGGCTCAGCGGTGAGGGCCAGGAGATGTACGAAACCCTCCAGATGAAACAGTCCTGACCCCCTCCTGCCACCCTGACGCAGCCACCCCTCGTCCCCCCATCCGTCCCCAGCAGCCGTggacccccatcccccccccgaCCCGCCCTCCTGGGGCTGTGATGGAGAACgggagctttttttccccccagaaatgGCCGGTTTCGGCCCCAAATTGCCTCTGGCCGGGCATGGGCACAGCCCCAGTGCCGCCGCGGGTCCGGGCCCCCCGAGCGTGGGGGGGCTGAAGCTGCCCGGGGTGCATGGTGTtgccccccctccagccccccagtaAAGCAGCACCATGCACAAACAGGAGGGCTTCTGTAATGGCAGGGCGAGGGCTGGGGACAGCGTCGATGGCACGCGATGGATGCGGCGTGGGGCCGGGGACAGCGGCACCGTCTGCTGCTGGGACGGGAGACCCTGGGGACGGTGGCACCGTCTGATGGGGGGGGACAGAGCCCGTGGGGACAGGGACGCCGTGAGTATGGGGTGGTGGCACTGGTGACACTGGCTCCCGGTGGCAGCGGCTACGTGTTTCTGGGTGGAGATGGTCCCAGGAGAGAAAACCACCATTTCCCGTTTATccaaaaagctgtattttgggGCCAATACCATGGAAAGGGCtcctgtgcccccctccccgggcccgcATAGCGCGGTGGGGGGAGACCCCCCAGCACCCGAAGGGGTCCCGGCACCTCTCTTGAGCCCCGGCCAGAGCCCAGCACCCCTGAGCCTGAGGGGACCTGCCAGAGACGCGTGTGGTGCTGGGAGTACTGGGGAGCccctgggggcactgggagggggactggggagtggggggagcactgggaggaggAATGGGGAGCCcctgggggcacggggaggggaaATGGGGAGGCccctgggggtactgggagggggAATAGGGAGCCTGTGGGTACTGGGAGGGGGAATGGGGGGCCCGTGTGGAGCACTGGGAGGAGGAATGAGGAGCccctgggggcactgggagcagtgggagggGGAGTGGGGAGCACTGGGCGCCTTGTGTcaccctgggggtcccccacTCGGGATCCCCCACCCGGGCTGGGCTCTGCCGACCCGGATCGGGCCCCGGGCAGAGCGGGCGCCGTGCGGGGGCCGTGGGTTGCACTTGCGGGGGGTTTcccggggggggaccccgcgGGGGTCACGGGACGTTCTCGTAGGCGTCACTCGGGAGCCGCAGCCGCGCGTGGGGGCCCGGCAGCACCGCGTAGGTGACGGGcgggggcccggcgcggggggacccccgcgggctgcggggcggggacGCACCTGCGGGAGAAGCCGGGGTGGGCACCCGCGCTGGGGACGGTGACACGCGTGGGTGAcgtgtccgtgtccccccccccggacTCACCCCCGCCCCGCTCGGCAATCACGACCTCGGCGTACAGCACCTCCTCGTCCCCCggcgccccggggcggggggtgggctcCGGCGGGCGACCCTCGGGCTCCGGGGGAGCTGTGGGGTCCCTGCGGGGACAAGGGGGTGCCTGGGGCGGGGGCAGACCGCGGTGGGGGGTGCTGCTTGTCCAGACCCAGAAAGGGGCTTCGTGGTCGGACCCCCCCACTCACCTGTCCTGGCTTTTCTCAGCGGCTGCAAGGCAAGGGGGGCTGTGAGTGgccctggggtccccggggtgacAGCGGTGAGGGACCCCCGGAACCCCTGAGACCCCTTGGACCCCGAGCCAGGGGCCCCGGAGCTCAGCCCTGCATGCCCGGGAGGGAGAGGGGACCCCAGGACCCTGAGCTGGTGGCACCAAGGACTCAGATGAGACAGGGGGATGTGGGCTGCAAGCAGGGAGACCCCCCCAAGGCACCCcaagacccccctggaccccAAGCCAAGAagcccagggctcagccctgcgTGCCTTGGAAGGAGGAGagaccccccaagaccccccaggaccccagcgcgGCGTTGCCATGGGGTCAGCCCTGCACACCCAGATGAGATGGGGGAACGTGGGCTGCAAGCAGGGAGGGCCCTCAggacccccaaggaccccccaggaccccgaggCAACAGCAgtgggggctcagccccagcaagATGGGGGTGCAGCCCCATTGCCATCCCCCCCTACCCATGTGGGGGGCTTTCACCCCACCCAGGAGCACCGACCCGGACCCCAGTCCCTCGCTGCGGGCCACCCACCTGCGCGGTGCCGGCGCCGGAGGTGCCAGCCCAGGGCAGCAccgagcaggagcaggagggacaCGCTGAGCCCCGCGGCCACGGCTGGGGACAGAGCGGGGACGAGCCCGGGTCAGCGCCGACCCCGGGGGGCCTGGACCCCGCAgcgacgccggggagggggcgacGAGCGCGGCCCCCacctgtgccctgctgccgccACCCCGGCTCCGTCACCGAGAGGGCCAGCGCGGGGCTGCGCGCCCGGAAGACGCGGTGGGCACCGAGGCGGTTGGTGGCCTGGCACTGGTAGGTCCCGGCGTGCGCCGGCCCCACGGCCCCCAGGGACAGGACGGGCCCCGAGCCCAGCTCCTGGCCGTCCCGCAGCCAGGTGAAGGTCACCGGCGCGGTGCCCGCCTGCACCGAGCAGCTCAGGTTGAGGCTCTCGCCCGCTGGCACCGACGGCTCCGTCCGCGTCGTCACGATGGCGGCACCGGCCACCGGCACTGCCGGGCGGAGAGACGGCGTCGAGGTCAGACCGGTGGCCGCAGCCCGGCGTGGGACgaggtgatgctgggggtggggggcgctGGGAGCCGGAGGGTCCCGCTCACCCAGGACGGTGACGCGCTGCGGCGGGCTGTCGGCCGCGGTGCCGCCGTTGGTGGCCGTGCAGTGGTAGAAGCCGCCGTCCCGGTGCCGCACGGCGCCGAGCTCGTAGCGGGGGCCCGTGGCCAGCGGCGTGGCAGAGCCCTGCCGGTGCCAGGAGAAGGAGAGGGGCCCCGTCCCCGCGGCCACCGAGCAGCCCAGCACCAGGCGGTCGCCCTCCACCAGCTTCCCCCCGGGGGGCTGCACCGCCAGGGACACCCCCGAGACCGGGACCCCTGCGGGGAGAcgggcagggacagggacccggggaggggtggggggatggaggggaccccAGGGAGAGGTGGAGGGACCCAGCCAAGGACAGGGGAGCCAGGAAAGGGTGGAGGGACCCTGGGAGGAAAAGGGGGACCCAGGCGGGGATGGGGGGACTCGGAGAGAAGGGGGGACTGCAGGAGGGTCGTGGGGACCTGGGGAGGGATGGAGCAACCCCAAGGAGGGACAGAAGGACCTGGGGAGGGATGGCGGGATCCCAAGGTAGGATGGAGGTACCCGGAGAAGGACGTGGGGACCCGGGGAGGGACGTGGGGCCCCGGTACACCCCCACCTCTCCCGCACACTCACTGCGCACCGTGACGGCGACCGCGGCGCTGCGTTTCCGCACGCTCTCCGTCTCCGTCCGCACCTCGCAGGAGTAATTCCCCGagtggggcagccccacggccggCAGCCGGAGCTGGGGGGAGCCCTGCggcccccccaccaccacctcgtCCTGGTAGAAGAGGTGCTGGAGGCGGGCGAGGGGCCGCAGGGGGCTGGGGTGGCTCAGGCAGCCCAGTGCCAGGGGGGCTTCCtcggggggctcggccgggcccTCCAGGCGCAGCTCCGGCACCGAGAAGAGCTCTGGGAAGGAGCCGGGGGGCCGGTGACCCCgagcccgtggcagggggggctgcaccccgccgGGGGGGGTGTCGGGGAGGGGGTGCTCACCTTGCACCGCCACCACCACCGGCGCCGATTCCTGCCACCCCGCCAGCAAGTGGTCCACGGTGGCCTGGCAGCGGTAGCGCCCGCTGTGCCGCAGCTGCAGGGGGGACAGGAGCAGCTCGGACCCCCAGGAGGGtccccccagcacctcctgctcACGGAAGAACTGCACCCCGGTGACAGGCGTGTCCCTCCAGCCCCGGCAGCGCAGCGGCAGCGCgtccccctccagcagcacccgcGCCGGCACCTGCAGCACCAGCCAGTCTGCAAGAgagggccggggcgcggggggaggcggccggTGGGCGCCCGTTGCACCGGATGGGCTGGGGTGCACGGGATGGGCTGGTGTGCACGGGGATGGGTAGGTGTGCACAGGGATGGGCTGGGGTGCACGGGATGGGCTGGGGTGCACAGGGGATGGGCTGGGGTGCACGGGGGATGGGCTGGGGTGCACAGGGATGGGCTGGTGTGCACAGGGGATGGAGTGGGGTGCACAGGGATGGGCTGGGGTGCACAGGGATGCACTGGTGTGCATGGGGATGCACTGGTGTGCACAGGGATGGGCTGGTGTGCACAGGGATGTGCTGGTGTGCACGGGGATGCACTGGTGTGCACAGGGATGGGCTGGTGTGCACGGGGGATGGGCTGGTGTGCACAGGGGATGGAGTGGGGTGCACAGGGATGGGCTGGTGTGTACAGGGGATGGGCTGGGgtgcactgggatgcactggtgTGCACAGGGGATGGGTAGGTGTGCACAGGGGATGGAGTGGGGTGCACAGGGATGGGCTGGTGTGTACAGGGGATGGGCTGGTgtgcactgggatgcactggtgTGCACAGGGGATGCGCTGGTGTGCACGGGGGATGGGCTGGTGTGCACAGGGATGGGCTGGTGTGCACAGGGATGCACTGGTGTGCATGGGGATGCACTGGTGTGCACAGGGATGGGCTGGTGTGCACAGCGGATGGGTAGGTGTGCACAGGGATGGGCTGGTGTGCACGGGGATGGGCTGGTGTGCACGGGGATGCACTGGTGTGCACAGGGGATGGGCTGGTGTGTACAGGGATGCACTGGTGTGCACAGGGGATGGGCTGGTGTGTACAGGGATGGGCTGGTGTGCACGGGGATGCACTGGTGTGCACAGGGGATGGGTAGGTGTGCACAGGGATGCACTGGTGTGCACAGGGGATGCACCCAGCAATGCACAGGGGATGCAGCCAGCGTGCACACGGACACACCTACGTGCACAGGGCTGGGTTCCCATCGCATGAGGGGCGAGAGGCCGCGGACCAGAACCCACCCAGAGCCCTCGGGGCACCCATCCCACCCCTCACCATCTGAGAAGCTCAGGGTGACCGGGGGGCTGAGCCCCACGCCGGCGCTGCGGCACTGGTAGCTGTGGCTCCCGCGTCGGTTGCTGGAGAGGGGGACGCGCCCGGGCTGTGCCCGCCACTGGAGCTGCTGGTTGACGTACCAGTCGGTGGGCCCGGCAGCGCCGGAGCCCCCGCAGGTCAGCGTCACCTTCTCCCCCACGAACGCCGGCGTCCAGGGGGGGTCCAGggtgagctggctgggctgggcgcCTGCGGGGTGACAGGGACACCAGCCTGCCGGGGCCACCACCGCGTCTGGGGATGGCAGGGTGGGCGACCGGCACCGAGGACTCACCAGCGAGGCCGAGGGCTTGGGCtggaagggagaaggggagtggggctggctgggagctgctgtcgCGGGGACACCAGCCCGGGGGACGGGGTGCAGGGGCTGTACCCAAGCTGCCCCCGAGGGGACACTGGCACCTGTGGGAAAGGGCGTGGGGACGGTCCCCAGGAGAGCCCAGGGGACACGGCTGCATCAGAGCCACCCACGCGCCACATCAGTGTGACATGGCCCCCCCCGGACTgctgcagggcttggggacaccTCCGCCAGCCccacgtccccgtccccatccccctaTCCACATCGTTGCCATGTCCCCAACCCCACAGTCCTGTCCCCATGTCTCCATCCCCACAGCGGCCCCAGCCACACAGTGCCAGTCCAAACATCTTGATCTCTGTAACGCCTGTCCCCCCATTCCTGTCCCCCCGTCCCTGTCCCacagccccatccccacagctgccccagccccacggcgccGGGCACGCTGGGGGTGTGACCCCGTGGGCTGGTTCTGCTGGCGTCTGGGACCTCGCGGGCTCCCGCAGCCACCTGTGCTCCCTCCCCATGAGCCAGCCGGTGCCACCAGGCTCTGCCCCAACCCGCTGCTCCCCAGCGCAGAGAGGGGTCCCGTGCCCATCCCTGTGGTGTcaggccccctgcccagccccgtggccTTGGGCACTCACCCCAGAGGAGCAGCGCCGCGGTCCTGGCCATCCCGGCACGCTGCGGCGTGCTGGTGGGGCCACCTGCCCCTTGCACAGCAGCTAtttggggaaaggggaaggaagcGACTTCCGCGTCCCCGGGGCTttgccccggccccgggggacACGCGCCTGGCAGCACATGGTGGGGAAGTGGGCACTGGTGAGGGACGGGCTTGGGTCTGGAGGAGCCGCTGTCCCCGTCGCACTGGGGGGGGCCCTCTGGGCACTGGGACCCTCCAAGGACATGGGGCATGAAGAGCCCCATGGCTGTCCTGCACCCGTAAGGGGCTGAGACCCCGAGGGGCTGGGTCCCCAAGAGCTGGGACCCCGATGGCTGGGGCGCTGAGAGCTGGGACGCCGAGAGCGGACACTCCAAGGGGCTGGGTCCCCAAGAGCTGGGAccccgtggggctgggacccTGAGGGCTGGGACCCCGCAGGGCTGGGACGCCAAGAGCTGACACTCCAAGGG
This DNA window, taken from Opisthocomus hoazin isolate bOpiHoa1 chromosome 30, bOpiHoa1.hap1, whole genome shotgun sequence, encodes the following:
- the FCER1G gene encoding high affinity immunoglobulin epsilon receptor subunit gamma, translating into MGAHLLLAAALLLLRTPAAEALMEPELCYVLDAILFLYGIVLTVLYCRLKFLARRASQQEASKEKEEAIYTGLSGEGQEMYETLQMKQS